In uncultured Cohaesibacter sp., a genomic segment contains:
- a CDS encoding Sir2 family NAD-dependent protein deacetylase: MDCNSPEQIAEQLIDMIDHSDHVIAFTGAGISTESGIPDFRSPDGLWSQMEPIMFDDFISDEATRLEDWRRRFIQNEEFLKAEPNEGHLALVRLEKRGKLVSTITQNIDGLHQRSGLDPHNVIEIHGNGTFATCLDCHAEMTLADAKSHIEAKGTSPKCPHCGGIVKTAIINFGQAMPEAEMMQAMRLSGDCDLFIVLGSSLVVYPAAGLPQIAKQHGASLVIINRDPTPLDQLADLSIQHEIGSIMKQIV, from the coding sequence ATGGATTGCAATAGTCCCGAACAGATTGCTGAACAACTCATTGACATGATCGATCATTCCGATCATGTCATTGCATTTACCGGCGCGGGCATCAGCACCGAAAGCGGGATCCCGGATTTCCGCTCTCCCGACGGTCTTTGGTCCCAGATGGAACCAATCATGTTTGATGATTTCATTTCAGACGAAGCGACGCGCCTTGAGGATTGGCGCAGACGTTTCATTCAAAATGAAGAGTTTTTGAAAGCCGAGCCGAATGAAGGACACTTGGCGCTGGTACGGCTTGAAAAACGCGGCAAGCTGGTTTCAACAATCACCCAGAATATCGACGGCCTGCATCAACGCAGCGGCCTCGATCCGCATAATGTCATCGAAATCCATGGCAACGGCACCTTCGCCACATGTCTTGACTGTCATGCAGAGATGACATTGGCCGACGCCAAAAGCCACATCGAGGCCAAGGGCACATCGCCCAAATGTCCCCATTGTGGCGGGATCGTCAAAACCGCGATCATCAATTTTGGTCAGGCCATGCCGGAGGCGGAAATGATGCAGGCCATGCGCCTTTCCGGTGACTGCGATCTCTTCATCGTGCTGGGGTCTTCTCTGGTGGTCTATCCCGCAGCCGGTCTGCCTCAGATCGCCAAACAGCATGGGGCAAGCCTTGTCATCATCAACCGGGATCCAACACCCCTTGATCAACTGGCAGACCTGAGCATTCAGCACGAAATCGGCTCTATAATGAAGCAGATTGTCTGA
- a CDS encoding cold-shock protein, translated as MGVKIVPEQQPLEISANDDAALDVTQIAGKIKWFDVAKGFGFIVPDDNSSDVLLHVTCLRRDGYRTAYEGARVVCEVLQGPKGLQALRILSMDESTAIHPSQLPPANTHVKVTPTSELEKAWVKWFNREKGFGFLTQGEGTEDIFIHMETLRIYGLTELRPHQEVMVRYGPSPKGKMATEIRPATGAHIPASH; from the coding sequence ATGGGGGTGAAAATCGTACCAGAGCAGCAACCTTTGGAGATCAGCGCAAACGACGACGCCGCATTGGACGTCACGCAAATTGCGGGAAAAATCAAATGGTTTGATGTTGCCAAAGGGTTTGGCTTCATAGTGCCAGACGATAACAGCTCTGATGTCTTGCTGCATGTGACATGTCTGCGCCGCGACGGATATCGCACAGCCTATGAGGGCGCGCGCGTTGTCTGCGAAGTGTTGCAGGGGCCAAAAGGCCTGCAAGCCCTGCGCATCTTGTCAATGGATGAAAGCACGGCCATTCACCCGTCTCAGCTTCCACCTGCCAATACCCATGTAAAGGTCACACCAACCAGCGAGTTGGAAAAAGCCTGGGTCAAATGGTTCAACCGTGAAAAGGGTTTCGGTTTTCTCACTCAGGGTGAGGGCACAGAGGATATCTTCATCCATATGGAAACTCTGCGCATTTATGGATTGACAGAGTTGCGCCCACATCAGGAAGTGATGGTGCGCTATGGCCCAAGCCCCAAAGGCAAGATGGCGACTGAAATCCGCCCGGCGACCGGGGCACATATCCCCGCGTCACATTAG
- a CDS encoding DUF192 domain-containing protein, with protein sequence MHIIAKTPTFFLLALQLAAFLLCPVALSYAQGIRPLDNVAIAEIEPYLADKTHLIIRAGASNHAFTVELAIDEDTRMKGLMYRTSLAPGHGMLFDFEKTDQVYMWMKNTYISLDMIFADPDGTIHHIVRGTTPLSESIIGSAGAVRYVLEVPKGTADALNIKKGDRLLHQLFTPKRAK encoded by the coding sequence ATGCATATTATTGCCAAAACACCAACATTCTTTCTTCTGGCCTTGCAGTTGGCCGCCTTCCTGCTTTGTCCCGTTGCACTATCCTACGCGCAAGGCATCAGGCCGCTTGATAATGTTGCCATCGCCGAGATTGAACCATATCTGGCAGACAAAACGCATCTCATCATCCGGGCCGGGGCCAGCAATCATGCTTTCACGGTCGAACTGGCAATAGATGAAGACACCCGGATGAAAGGCCTGATGTATCGCACCAGTCTGGCGCCGGGACATGGCATGCTGTTCGATTTCGAGAAGACGGATCAGGTCTATATGTGGATGAAAAACACATATATTTCTCTCGACATGATTTTTGCCGATCCAGATGGAACCATTCATCATATCGTGCGGGGTACAACGCCTCTGTCGGAATCCATCATCGGCTCCGCCGGGGCCGTGCGCTATGTTCTTGAAGTACCAAAAGGCACCGCCGATGCGCTCAACATCAAAAAGGGCGACCGTCTTCTGCATCAATTGTTCACACCCAAAAGAGCAAAATAA
- a CDS encoding ETC complex I subunit: MKKARIFKPSKNAMQSGQANSQSWVLSFEPGSASKRDPLTGHISSSDTNRQVKLTFPTQDAAISYAERQGLDYQILEPKTRKRILKAYSDNFATGRIEGNWTH, translated from the coding sequence ATGAAAAAAGCGCGCATATTCAAACCTTCAAAGAATGCCATGCAGTCCGGACAAGCCAACAGCCAGTCTTGGGTGCTTTCCTTCGAGCCCGGATCCGCAAGCAAGCGCGATCCACTGACCGGGCATATCTCTTCCTCAGACACAAACCGACAGGTCAAGTTGACTTTTCCAACGCAGGATGCCGCCATATCCTATGCCGAGCGCCAAGGTCTGGATTACCAGATTCTTGAGCCGAAAACACGCAAGCGGATCCTCAAGGCCTATTCGGACAATTTCGCAACCGGTCGCATAGAGGGCAACTGGACGCATTAG
- a CDS encoding family 43 glycosylhydrolase, with the protein MRIAKSARLFTDERYYLLSQSAESGHISRASQKTLPKGIFSKLAGSFAKSQAIPDLADPNISYFDDVYYLTGTTGGRKDNALACFISSDLKNWQENDACIINNDNEPFADFAKWAPSLIQRKEGIYALYAQVYRQEPNIYKKRDFGLRGIGFKFIPRDRSGSLLKEQKTTRMLVGSDQSYYKQILDPSRREIQIIDPEIFELNDDGHVRSFLLWKERPLTGIDETGRDEPSVYRYTTIAVQEIEVKAGSISLIGNGPQKLIQSYLGQPHTAWARNDEQGTWQGPLIENPSLLLHDNIYYLFYSAHRFYQADYSTGLAIASALDKRGRILPPTDPRLRFIPLFNSPLFASTMSNNLVGGTASILGGNGSARYVGAGGLSVFPLADSKRTKAAPDYGVAFHAYKIEPDTNMKKLNKSIKRSTLIGHLYFDAARIPNIIP; encoded by the coding sequence ATGCGGATCGCCAAAAGCGCCCGTCTTTTCACGGATGAAAGATACTATCTTCTCAGTCAAAGCGCAGAGAGTGGCCACATATCAAGGGCTTCCCAAAAAACACTGCCTAAGGGCATTTTCTCGAAATTGGCAGGATCCTTTGCCAAAAGTCAGGCCATTCCCGATTTGGCCGACCCAAACATTTCCTATTTTGACGATGTCTATTATCTGACTGGAACAACGGGCGGACGAAAAGACAATGCGCTTGCCTGTTTCATTTCAAGTGACTTGAAAAACTGGCAAGAAAATGATGCTTGCATCATCAACAATGACAATGAGCCATTTGCTGATTTCGCCAAATGGGCGCCGAGTCTGATTCAGCGGAAAGAGGGCATCTATGCCCTATATGCCCAAGTCTATCGCCAAGAGCCAAATATCTATAAAAAGAGAGATTTCGGACTAAGGGGTATCGGCTTCAAATTCATACCGCGAGACCGCTCTGGCAGCCTCCTGAAAGAGCAGAAAACAACACGGATGCTCGTCGGCAGCGACCAAAGCTACTATAAGCAAATACTGGATCCTTCACGGCGGGAAATTCAGATCATCGACCCCGAAATTTTCGAGCTGAATGACGATGGCCATGTCAGAAGCTTCCTTCTTTGGAAAGAGCGCCCTTTGACCGGGATAGATGAGACCGGTCGCGATGAGCCGTCCGTCTATCGATACACGACCATCGCAGTGCAGGAAATTGAAGTGAAGGCAGGTTCGATCTCCCTGATCGGCAACGGGCCACAAAAACTCATTCAATCCTATCTCGGCCAACCGCACACTGCATGGGCTCGAAATGACGAGCAGGGGACATGGCAAGGCCCGCTGATCGAAAATCCCAGCCTGCTCTTGCACGACAATATCTATTATCTGTTCTACTCTGCCCATCGATTTTATCAGGCCGATTATAGCACCGGGCTCGCCATCGCCAGCGCACTGGATAAAAGGGGCCGAATTCTGCCGCCAACCGACCCCCGACTTCGCTTTATCCCTCTATTCAACAGCCCGCTTTTCGCCAGCACCATGTCAAACAATTTAGTCGGCGGAACAGCCAGCATATTGGGCGGCAACGGTTCGGCCAGATATGTTGGGGCAGGAGGTCTATCGGTATTTCCATTAGCAGACAGCAAGAGAACAAAAGCCGCTCCCGATTATGGCGTCGCCTTTCATGCCTACAAGATCGAGCCGGACACAAATATGAAAAAGCTAAACAAGAGTATCAAACGCAGCACATTGATTGGGCACCTGTATTTTGACGCCGCCCGTATTCCCAACATCATACCATAG
- a CDS encoding helix-turn-helix transcriptional regulator, protein MKKSPNEYDVYVGARVRMARSMAGISQEKLGEHLGITFQQVQKYEKGTNRISASKLVEIGHALNKPISWFFEGIERKSKNEDGLETAFQSPLGSRLLRIFFRASNDQRKMIADLAATVVNGNQAQNVPAE, encoded by the coding sequence ATGAAAAAGTCCCCGAACGAGTATGACGTCTATGTCGGTGCCCGCGTACGCATGGCCAGATCTATGGCCGGCATAAGTCAAGAGAAGCTCGGTGAGCATCTCGGCATCACCTTCCAGCAGGTCCAGAAGTACGAGAAAGGCACAAACCGTATCAGCGCTTCAAAGCTAGTTGAAATCGGTCACGCTTTGAACAAGCCAATCAGTTGGTTTTTCGAAGGCATCGAGAGAAAGAGTAAAAATGAAGATGGATTGGAAACTGCCTTCCAATCACCGCTTGGCAGCCGCCTATTGCGAATATTTTTCAGAGCCTCGAATGATCAGAGAAAGATGATCGCAGATCTTGCTGCCACAGTGGTGAATGGTAATCAGGCGCAGAACGTCCCCGCAGAATGA
- a CDS encoding helix-turn-helix transcriptional regulator gives MTKRYGKSAGELQRWYLREWRKHRGMTQEQLAEAIDSTKQTVSRMESGQTPYNQPFLEACAEALDCEPWELLKNVPISDSEFEKIVVLLERRPSSFLQRAYAMLSLLDEQQ, from the coding sequence ATGACCAAAAGATACGGAAAGTCGGCAGGAGAACTTCAGCGATGGTATTTGCGCGAATGGCGCAAACATCGGGGCATGACCCAGGAGCAGCTGGCAGAGGCAATTGATAGCACGAAGCAGACCGTTTCCCGCATGGAAAGCGGCCAGACACCGTATAACCAACCATTTTTAGAAGCCTGCGCGGAAGCTCTTGATTGCGAGCCTTGGGAACTACTCAAGAATGTTCCCATTTCAGATAGTGAATTCGAAAAGATCGTCGTCTTACTAGAAAGAAGACCGTCCAGCTTTTTGCAACGCGCCTACGCTATGCTCAGCCTATTAGATGAACAACAATGA
- a CDS encoding toprim domain-containing protein: protein MVSRLQEVKAALQDDVLRLVKELVPDGKATGNNYTAKSPVRHDRRAGSFVVWIGGNAKGAFKDYADDDVKGDIFGLICLCKGLDKKEALAWAEDWLGWKTMSKAEKTKFMREVKKREVRQKEEDLAFQRRMVDRARRTWSTTVPITGTVGEEYFRYRGVPLDQIKNRVGFCRFLPECEYWYEADYRYESKKKIKVKSGRKFPAIVSAMRSIDGQLQALHYTFLASDGRGKAPVADPSKAKLMYPRTTGAAIWLTRGNGNMDAKTMADKGLVCPVIVGEGIEDGLSAALAVPEARVLAAGSLPNLLHLPLHNCFGSILLLKDNDWNKPQAQELFDKAMDRIKRHGLPVASVSSSSGKDFNDLLRGE, encoded by the coding sequence ATGGTTAGTCGGCTGCAAGAGGTGAAAGCAGCGCTTCAGGATGATGTGTTGCGGCTGGTCAAAGAGCTGGTCCCTGACGGAAAGGCCACGGGCAACAATTACACGGCAAAAAGTCCAGTCCGGCATGATCGGCGGGCTGGGAGCTTTGTTGTCTGGATTGGAGGCAACGCCAAGGGCGCTTTCAAGGACTATGCGGATGATGACGTGAAAGGCGACATCTTCGGGCTGATCTGTCTTTGCAAAGGACTGGACAAGAAGGAAGCGCTCGCCTGGGCTGAAGACTGGCTTGGATGGAAGACGATGAGCAAAGCCGAGAAGACCAAGTTTATGCGAGAAGTCAAAAAGCGAGAGGTTCGCCAGAAAGAAGAAGATCTGGCGTTTCAGCGGCGGATGGTGGACAGGGCGCGGCGGACCTGGTCCACCACCGTTCCTATCACCGGCACCGTGGGGGAAGAATATTTTCGCTATCGTGGTGTGCCGCTCGATCAGATCAAAAACCGTGTCGGCTTCTGTCGCTTTTTGCCAGAGTGCGAATATTGGTATGAGGCCGATTATCGCTATGAGAGCAAGAAGAAAATCAAGGTGAAGTCGGGCCGTAAGTTTCCCGCCATCGTTTCTGCCATGCGCAGCATTGACGGGCAATTGCAGGCGTTGCACTACACTTTTCTGGCTTCGGACGGACGCGGCAAAGCGCCTGTCGCAGACCCGAGCAAGGCGAAGCTGATGTATCCACGCACCACAGGGGCAGCCATCTGGCTGACGCGGGGCAATGGCAACATGGACGCCAAGACCATGGCGGATAAGGGGCTGGTTTGCCCAGTGATCGTGGGAGAAGGCATCGAGGACGGCCTGTCGGCCGCACTGGCCGTTCCAGAAGCTCGGGTGTTGGCGGCGGGATCCTTGCCGAACCTTTTGCACCTGCCGCTGCATAACTGCTTTGGCTCGATATTGCTTCTTAAAGACAACGACTGGAACAAGCCACAGGCGCAGGAACTATTCGATAAAGCAATGGACCGGATCAAGCGTCACGGCTTACCGGTGGCGTCTGTCAGCTCTTCTTCGGGTAAGGATTTCAATGATTTGTTGAGGGGGGAGTAA
- a CDS encoding helix-turn-helix transcriptional regulator — protein sequence MAVPNIIYDEAGRPSKVELSWEDYLALDPSAADITLSDEELYDKAKAEDGEYFPSSVVEALLDGENPVKVYRKYRGITQRQLADAVGVKQEMISQIESGKRKGSIDTIKALADILAVDVDDLV from the coding sequence ATGGCAGTTCCAAACATCATCTATGACGAAGCCGGTCGCCCTTCCAAGGTGGAGTTGAGCTGGGAAGACTATCTTGCCCTGGATCCGAGCGCCGCTGACATTACCCTGTCCGATGAAGAGCTTTACGACAAAGCCAAGGCCGAAGATGGAGAGTATTTCCCCTCTAGCGTGGTTGAAGCTCTGCTGGATGGTGAGAACCCCGTCAAGGTCTATCGAAAGTATCGCGGCATCACGCAAAGGCAGCTGGCTGACGCTGTTGGTGTCAAACAGGAGATGATTTCCCAGATCGAGAGCGGCAAGCGCAAAGGATCCATAGACACGATCAAAGCCCTTGCCGATATCCTTGCTGTTGATGTGGACGATCTGGTCTGA
- a CDS encoding type II toxin-antitoxin system RelE/ParE family toxin, whose protein sequence is MYKVAYKSQAMKALKRVQPKRAKSIHSAIMKLAEDPDRTDMNVKPLSGRDGFRLRVGDYRVLYDRDDEIRILSIEKIGPRGDVYKR, encoded by the coding sequence ATGTACAAAGTCGCCTATAAGTCGCAGGCAATGAAGGCATTGAAGCGCGTACAGCCCAAGAGGGCCAAGAGCATTCATAGCGCTATCATGAAGCTGGCCGAAGATCCGGATAGAACAGACATGAACGTCAAGCCCCTGTCCGGGAGAGATGGATTTCGGTTGAGGGTCGGGGATTATCGCGTCCTGTATGACAGGGACGATGAAATCCGTATCCTTTCCATCGAAAAGATCGGCCCCAGAGGCGATGTGTACAAGCGCTAG
- a CDS encoding portal protein, with the protein MAKRKSTAPKEPEGKGHSKGNDEAKIKKLKRFYKKADTEFLKFKPMLDEAFDYAIPYRKGISETGAGEKRVNKAFDQTAIVGAFRFAGRLWQDFVSEEMFRLAPGDILSDKVKNDLRPQLETYTSVITGMASNGEFDLAFHEMGLDLSAGTGAMYIQEGEDTDTPARFVAVPIDELRLLKGGHGDVRGIFWDRKWDAWEVQDEFWDERARFGPNLKDKLQKNESDDVTLRVATLYDRKTKKWVTTTWVDCDEETIIREENSLTNPWLTPRYFRVPGETMGRGPVMLAMPSIKTLNTAQSLTLQAAAIALLGIWTAVDDGVFNPDQSAIEPGAIWTVARNGGVLGPTVQRMTDPRLDTNNIILNDLRMAVQATMMDQSLPPDGAAVRSATEILERVKRLATDHIGAFGRLVYEIIAPLARRLIEIAYKKGLIKAQIPIDQILIQVKVSSPLATARAAEKLEKITQWIDMVLAILQTEARQVAKLQDALEYIGHELGVPSRFIVTSDERAAMQKQQQDEQATMMAAQMAMQAGEGV; encoded by the coding sequence ATGGCAAAGAGAAAAAGCACAGCCCCCAAAGAGCCAGAAGGCAAAGGCCACTCGAAGGGCAATGACGAAGCCAAAATCAAGAAGCTGAAACGCTTTTACAAGAAGGCTGACACTGAATTCCTCAAATTCAAACCGATGCTCGATGAGGCCTTTGACTATGCCATTCCCTATCGCAAGGGTATTTCGGAAACCGGCGCAGGCGAGAAACGGGTCAACAAGGCCTTCGACCAGACTGCAATTGTAGGCGCGTTTCGCTTTGCCGGGCGGCTCTGGCAGGATTTCGTTTCGGAGGAAATGTTCCGGCTTGCACCCGGTGATATCCTCTCCGACAAGGTCAAGAATGATCTCCGACCTCAACTTGAAACCTACACTTCCGTTATCACCGGCATGGCATCAAACGGTGAATTCGATCTGGCTTTCCACGAAATGGGGCTGGATCTTTCTGCAGGCACCGGTGCGATGTATATCCAGGAAGGCGAGGACACCGACACACCAGCCCGATTTGTGGCCGTACCAATCGATGAACTGCGTTTGCTGAAGGGTGGCCATGGCGACGTGCGCGGCATTTTCTGGGACCGTAAATGGGATGCCTGGGAAGTGCAGGATGAATTCTGGGACGAACGAGCAAGGTTCGGCCCGAACCTCAAAGACAAGCTGCAAAAGAATGAAAGCGATGACGTAACGCTACGTGTGGCAACACTCTATGATCGCAAAACCAAGAAATGGGTTACGACCACATGGGTGGATTGCGACGAAGAAACGATCATTCGCGAAGAGAATAGCCTTACCAATCCTTGGCTGACACCGCGCTATTTCCGCGTTCCCGGTGAAACCATGGGGCGTGGCCCTGTCATGCTCGCCATGCCCTCCATCAAGACACTGAATACAGCGCAGAGCCTGACCTTGCAGGCTGCTGCAATTGCGCTCCTGGGCATCTGGACTGCCGTAGATGACGGTGTATTCAATCCGGATCAATCCGCAATCGAGCCAGGAGCGATTTGGACCGTGGCCCGCAATGGCGGTGTGCTTGGACCGACAGTACAACGCATGACCGACCCCAGGCTGGATACGAACAACATTATCCTCAATGACCTCCGGATGGCAGTACAAGCCACCATGATGGACCAGAGCTTGCCGCCAGACGGCGCTGCGGTGCGCAGCGCTACCGAGATCCTAGAAAGGGTCAAACGGCTCGCTACGGACCATATCGGGGCGTTTGGACGCCTTGTCTATGAGATCATCGCGCCTCTTGCCCGCCGCTTGATAGAAATCGCTTACAAAAAGGGCCTGATCAAAGCACAGATCCCGATAGACCAGATCCTGATCCAGGTGAAAGTCTCTTCGCCTCTGGCAACGGCGCGGGCTGCTGAAAAGCTCGAAAAGATTACCCAATGGATCGATATGGTGCTGGCGATCTTGCAGACCGAGGCCAGACAGGTCGCCAAGCTGCAAGACGCCCTTGAATATATCGGGCATGAGCTGGGCGTTCCTTCCCGTTTCATTGTCACCAGTGATGAACGAGCCGCAATGCAAAAGCAGCAGCAGGACGAACAGGCCACCATGATGGCCGCCCAAATGGCCATGCAAGCCGGGGAGGGCGTCTAA
- a CDS encoding DNA cytosine methyltransferase encodes MARAVSLFTGCGGSDAGLHAAGHEVVMANDILPYAREFYIHNFPETDYQLGDIRNLNSFPAADILVGCYPCQGFSQGGVRKADRSINYLYQEFDRVLRCIKPKAFIVENVSGMQRSDLSHLLNNQLTRFRLAGYRVSWKVLNAEDFGVPQQRRRLFLVGIRSDFGISYTFPEPTHGPGQSKPFKTIRDAIGHLPLWPEGEYNKEKFHWYYLSRNRYRSWEDLSKTVVARSRHVNLHPVSPRLIRVNTDEWVFESQKPARRFSYKECALLQGFDKMIEFPEKSSMNEKYKVVGNAVPPPLFKAVADALPDIW; translated from the coding sequence ATGGCCAGGGCAGTTTCTCTTTTTACTGGCTGTGGTGGGTCTGATGCCGGACTACATGCGGCTGGGCACGAAGTAGTCATGGCGAATGATATTTTGCCATATGCTCGAGAATTCTATATTCACAATTTTCCAGAAACAGATTATCAACTTGGTGATATCCGAAATTTAAACAGCTTTCCAGCGGCGGATATTTTGGTGGGATGTTATCCCTGCCAAGGTTTTAGCCAAGGGGGAGTGCGCAAAGCTGATCGAAGTATAAATTATTTGTATCAAGAATTTGATCGAGTGCTGCGATGCATAAAACCAAAAGCGTTTATTGTTGAGAATGTTTCTGGTATGCAACGCTCGGACTTGTCTCATTTACTAAATAATCAACTCACTAGATTCCGGTTGGCTGGTTATCGGGTGTCGTGGAAAGTCTTAAACGCAGAGGACTTTGGAGTTCCCCAACAGAGACGCCGCTTATTCTTGGTTGGAATTCGCTCAGATTTTGGAATCAGTTATACTTTTCCTGAGCCAACTCATGGCCCAGGGCAATCTAAGCCGTTTAAGACAATAAGAGATGCAATTGGTCATTTGCCACTGTGGCCGGAGGGCGAGTACAATAAGGAAAAATTCCACTGGTACTATTTGTCAAGAAATCGGTATCGTTCTTGGGAAGACTTAAGCAAGACTGTTGTTGCTCGTAGTAGGCACGTTAATCTACATCCCGTTAGTCCGCGACTGATTCGCGTTAATACAGATGAGTGGGTATTTGAATCTCAAAAACCTGCAAGACGCTTCTCTTATAAAGAATGCGCGCTTTTGCAAGGTTTTGATAAGATGATAGAATTTCCAGAAAAGTCTTCCATGAATGAAAAGTATAAAGTTGTAGGCAATGCTGTGCCTCCGCCTCTTTTTAAGGCTGTTGCAGATGCCTTGCCCGATATTTGGTAG
- a CDS encoding phage capsid protein — MSTDAPTWFVEQYKDGVIQKYQAKGFLLKSSVTPAGSIEGSKAYFNLMGKGKANKKKRGQAAVPMNAQKGRVEAILETWEAFDEVYKFDLARMTANEKEAIQTAGAMALGRATDDEIMVKLDGSSSKSAGTGKGMKPLLDANGQPGMIGGAATPFELKHLLLMASALKQADVPWDGNVFCPLPSLLFDQACAYKQFNNADWTGDDLSFTKVTTSKFWAGVHWFQAPDDLFLENEEGHYDIEMYHRSSSGWANNSELSSIWDWDNRLGCWTVRMETEGAAACFQPTGTVRGRFKVPTDIALN; from the coding sequence ATGAGCACTGATGCACCAACCTGGTTTGTGGAGCAGTATAAAGACGGCGTCATCCAGAAATACCAGGCCAAGGGCTTTCTGCTGAAATCCTCCGTTACACCGGCAGGCAGCATTGAAGGCAGCAAGGCCTATTTCAACCTGATGGGCAAAGGCAAGGCCAACAAGAAAAAGCGCGGGCAGGCTGCTGTTCCGATGAATGCCCAGAAGGGCCGCGTCGAAGCGATCCTTGAAACCTGGGAAGCCTTCGATGAGGTCTATAAATTCGACCTTGCCCGCATGACCGCTAACGAGAAGGAAGCAATCCAGACAGCTGGCGCCATGGCGCTCGGACGCGCGACCGATGACGAGATCATGGTCAAACTGGACGGCTCTTCGAGCAAGTCAGCAGGCACAGGCAAGGGCATGAAGCCGTTGCTGGACGCCAACGGTCAACCGGGCATGATCGGCGGGGCTGCAACGCCCTTTGAACTCAAACATCTTCTGCTAATGGCCAGCGCCTTGAAGCAGGCAGACGTGCCATGGGATGGCAATGTCTTCTGTCCGTTGCCTTCATTGCTGTTTGATCAGGCTTGCGCCTACAAGCAATTCAACAATGCGGATTGGACTGGTGACGATCTCAGCTTCACCAAAGTGACCACCTCCAAATTCTGGGCTGGGGTGCATTGGTTCCAGGCTCCGGATGATCTCTTCCTCGAGAATGAAGAGGGGCATTACGATATCGAGATGTACCATCGTTCTTCCTCCGGCTGGGCCAACAATTCCGAACTTTCCAGCATCTGGGATTGGGATAACCGCCTTGGCTGCTGGACGGTGCGTATGGAAACCGAAGGCGCGGCCGCTTGCTTCCAGCCAACCGGCACAGTGCGAGGTCGGTTCAAGGTTCCAACCGATATCGCGCTGAATTGA